One window of the Lytechinus pictus isolate F3 Inbred chromosome 5, Lp3.0, whole genome shotgun sequence genome contains the following:
- the LOC129262091 gene encoding glutamate receptor 1-like has product MDFLKILMLLSALLGSTKSVTIKVGAMYGESTHIQDIYKNILTDAAQHINRDRTILPSGDEIAAVHFNSPTEEGWARHSVAVGVRAACSFINNKDAHALILPDDICLDCQGIGYIMGNAFSPTLTTDQSEESGSINMYPITSEMVELVSGVIRHYRWTTFIILYDSDSAYDMVSELMGMGPEAGWVATPIVLAEDVNAQMKEIKTRAVKNIVVYMHIEDNLKLVVDGAYEEGLLFDTWHWLFGNPNVAYLGKTFLETKLRYNSAFLTRFKMETASSVGGNYFTRRADAIRKWPFRQQTTYDSLLAVAHALRKHKDQYGSYPPSSRCGRTKSALLPSFSKFSFEGCSGEVAFDEDGNRVNYTIKIFVGKNQYLSINTLGVFTQNVEHWEQKHGQRWPGQPGSRLHMKPYRMAEESHIHILTIEEPPFIMRYDYEQIRNPRRYRRATGEVVDDSLYIGYVPELLEEIKHVFEDDMGLDFTYRLELLGEGNYGRFDKSTQEWDGMMRDLFDGDADIIAGALTKTSIREKYVDFTKDWFKSDVKLLVKHPTYVWEYPFVPIFPFNIYSWMTNFLAFVVASILMWVLSYLNQNEWRAKASRGEASKEDGETFTFFNTFYYMLSIMAFQGMPWKSPHSYAGRVFSAFWFVYTLMLVWLYVSSLSPLMKASKLPYKIRSLFDLNKQEGFDFGVVRKSPTFDLFQQATKGDKRITWDDIQTGDEKKVVQDLIDGVRKVRRDNGHYALLSEKTMLEYEALRWPCDMLIVGGYVTKIKFPLAVQSGSPLRDQLTYAIKKLKKKGVIANITSKSFNKPYCKNIYKRQWHKEAKKSITGQDLAGVYYLMMLGGAATLIIFTVETIYFYLKGGDTGFVNKIPQLRRFSRSGSEGMTSFSRPREKAGIRDDPDDRPVTRAAVGGGGYGGGQNAGRDWI; this is encoded by the exons GTGCTATGTACGGCGAGTCGACGCACATCCAAGATATCTACAAAAACATTCTGACGGACGCGGCCCAGCACATCAACCGTGACCGCACAATCTTACCGTCCGGTGACGAGATCGCTGCCGTCCACTTCAACAGTCCGACGGAGGAAGGTTGGGCAAGGCATTCAGTTGCTGTGGGTGTGAGGGCTG CATGCTCCTTCATCAACAACAAAGATGCCCACGCCCTCATCCTCCCAGACGACATCTGTCTCGATTGCCAGGGGATAGGGTACATCATGGGTAATGCCTTCTCGCCGACACTGACCACCGACCAGAGCGAGGAGTCTGGCTCCATCAACATGTACCCCATCACCTCAGAGATGGTGGAGCTAGTCTCGGGTGTCATCAGACACTACCGATGGACAACCTTCATTATCTTGTACGATTCCGATTCAG CGTACGACATGGTGAGTGAGCTGATGGGCATGGGCCCGGAGGCTGGATGGGTCGCCACACCCATTGTCCTGGCCGAAGACGTCAACGCACAAATGAAGGAGATCAAGACCAGAGCCGTGAAGAACATTGTTGTCTACATGCATATTGAGGACAACCTGAAGTTAGTCGTCGACGGG GCATACGAAGAGGGACTGTTATTCGACACCTGGCATTGGCTTTTCGGAAATCCC AATGTGGCCTATCTGGGAAAGACCTTCTTGGAGACCAAGCTGCGCTACAACTCTGCTTTCCTGACCCGCTTCAAAATGGAAACGGCCAGTTCGGTCGGAGGGAACTACTTCACTCGCCGAGCTGACGCAATCCGCAAGTGGCCTTTTCGGCAACAGACAACTTACGACTCGCTGCTAGCGGTAGCCCATGCGCTGCGGAAGCACAAGGATCAGTATGGCAGTTACCCGCCATCGAGCCGATGTGGCAGGACCAAGAGCGCATTGCTTCCGAGCTTTTCAAAG TTTTCGTTCGAGGGTTGCAGTGGAGAGGTAGCCTTTGATGAGGATGGAAACAGAGTCAATTACACCATCAAAATCTTCGTCGGAAAGAATCAATATCTTTCCATCAACACG cTCGGCGTCTTCACCCAAAACGTGGAGCATTGGGAGCAGAAGCACGGGCAGAGATGGCCTGGACAGCCGGGTTCTCGTCTCCACATGAAACCCTATCGTATGGCAGAAGAAAGTCACATACATATCCTCACTATTGAG GAGCCACCGTTCATCATGCGATATGACTACGAGCAGATCCGAAATCCTCGACGCTATCGACGTGCAACCGGTGAAGTCGTCGACGACAGCCTTTACATCGGCTACGTACCGGAGCTCCTTGAGGAAATCAAACACGTCTTCGAAGACGACATGGGCCTGGACTTCACCTACAG GCTTGAGCTTCTGGGAGAGGGAAATTATGGTCGCTTTGACAAGTCCACTCAAGAATGGGATGGAATGATGAGAGATTTATTTGACGGG GATGCCGATATCAttgccggtgccttaaccaagACAAGCATACGGGAGAAATACGTCGACTTCACGAAAGACTGGTTCAAGAGCGATGTCAAGCTACTGGTTAAGCACCCAACGTACGTCTGGGAATATCCGTTCGTGCCTATCTTCCCATTCAACATCTATTCTTGGATGACAAACTTTCTGGCTTTCGTTGTAGCAAGTATACTGATGTGGGTGTTGAGTTATCTAAACCAAAACGAGTGGCGTGCCAAAGCCTCCAGAGGTGAGGCAAGTAAGGAGGACGGAGAAACTTTCACTTTCTTCAACACATTCTATTACATGTTGTCCATTATGGCGTTTCAAGGTATGCCATGGAAGTCGCCGCATTCTTACGCAGGAAGGGTCTTCTCAGCGTTCTGGTTCGTCTACACTCTCATGTTGGTGTGGTTGTACGTGAGTAGTCTTTCGCCTTTAATGAAAGCCAGCAAGTTGCCTTACAAGATCCGCAGTCTCTTCGATTTGAACAAACAGGAAGGGTTCGACTTCGGCGTGGTTAGGAAGAGCCCGACCTTTGATCTGTTCCAGCAGGCCACAAAGGGTGACAAGAGAATCACATGGGACGACATCCAGACTGGTGACGAAAAGAAGGTTGTTCAAGATTTGATTGACGGCGTACGCAAGGTTCGGAGAGACAATGGCCATTATGCTCTGCTGTCGGAGAAGACAATGTTAGAATATGAAGCTCTTCGTTGGCCTTGCGACATGCTCATCGTTGGTGGGTACGTGACAAAGATCAAGTTCCCTCTCGCTGTTCAGTCTGGCTCTCCCCTACGTGATCAGCTCACCTACGCTATCAAGAAACTCAAAAAGAAAGGTGTCATTGCGAACATCACTTCAAAGTCTTTCAACAAGCCTTACTGCAAGAATATCTACAAACGTCAGTGGCACAAGGAGGCTAAGAAATCTATCACTGGCCAGGATCTTGCAGGTGTCTATTACCTCATGATGTTGGGTGGTGCAGCAACCCTAATCATCTTCACAGTCGAGACCATCTATTTCTACCTGAAAGGAGGGGATACTGGCTTCGTGAACAAAATCCCACAACTGCGAAGAtttagtagaagtggtagtgaAGGAATGACTTCGTTCTCCAGACCTCGAGAGAAAGCCGGTATTCGTGATGATCCTGATGATAGACCTGTAACTCGGGCTGCCGTTGGGGGCGGTGGCTATGGGGGCGGACAGAACGCTGGGCGAGACTGGATCTAG